One Natrinema longum genomic window, CGCGTGACCGCAAGTCAGCGAACCTACTGTTCCGCGGCGACGTTCTCGGCGAACTTCTCGCGGACTTTCTCGACTTTCGGGGCCGCGTGCATCGTACAGTAGGCGTCGTTGGGGTTCTTCTCGAAGTAGTCCTGATGTTTCTCCTCCGCGCGATAGAAGGTTTCCAGCGGTTCCAGCTCGGTCACGACGTCGTCGTCGTACTCCGCGTCGAGGGCCTCGATGTACGCCTCGGCCTGCCCGTGTTGCTCGTCGTCGTGGGACAGGACGATAGACCGGTACTGCGTCCCGACGTCGGGTCCCTGTCTGTTCAACTGCGTCGGGTCGTGGGTGGCGAAAAACACCTCGAGCAGTTCGTCGTAGCCGATGACGTCGGGATCGTACTCGACCTGGACGACTTCCGCGTGGCCGGTGGATCCGGAACAGACCTCGCGGTAAGAGGGATCTTCGACGTGCCCGCCGGCGTAGCCGGACGTGACCGACGCCACGCCCTCAAGTTCTTTCATCGCCGCCTCGGTACACCAGAAACAACCGCCGCCGAACGTGGCTCGTTCCATAGCGGGGG contains:
- the msrA gene encoding peptide-methionine (S)-S-oxide reductase MsrA, with translation MERATFGGGCFWCTEAAMKELEGVASVTSGYAGGHVEDPSYREVCSGSTGHAEVVQVEYDPDVIGYDELLEVFFATHDPTQLNRQGPDVGTQYRSIVLSHDDEQHGQAEAYIEALDAEYDDDVVTELEPLETFYRAEEKHQDYFEKNPNDAYCTMHAAPKVEKVREKFAENVAAEQ